The Oncorhynchus mykiss isolate Arlee chromosome 8, USDA_OmykA_1.1, whole genome shotgun sequence genome includes the window ACATGGTGAGAACATAGTAGCAGCAAAAGCTGTAGagaaaaaaacggaaaaaaagAGGATgggtagctagagagagagagaggggcacctGTTTGTCCCCTCCTGTGCTGCCGAAAGTTTGACGGAGGCCGTTCTGAATGACAGTGGAGAGTCCCTCCATAGTGAAGAGCTAGAAGGAGGAagcggaaggagggagagagagataaaactaCCAAAGAATGAGAAACCCTCCAAAAAGACATGAGCACTCCAGAGAGCAGCAGAGGGGTATAGAGCTGGATTCAACCCTCTATCGTTTAAGGTTCTGAAAAGGAAAGGTTATCCACACGGAAGTCCAACAGTTCAAAATAGACAAAAACAATGGCAGGGTGAAGTCAGACCGCCAGGTTGTTTTATTTGATAGTCCTGTTTTCAGCTGGTACTTACTAAGACATGTCAAAATGTCACCATGTACATAGGAACTAGCTGGAAAATAGCTGACTGTAGAATAAAGTGTAAGGGCAGAGAGACCCAACAGGGTCTGCAGGGTGAGTGCGGCAGGAGTTAGTACAGCACTGCAGGGTGTTTTGTTGCTTTTCCGTgcatttgcacccccccccccccacagtttcCAGTGCATGCATCTTCCCTTGTGGTGCGTCTATGAATGAGGGAGTGTCCACAACACACATATCTATACGCGCATGTCTGCATCACAACATGCATTATATGGATTTCAATGTATACAAAACAATGTAtgcatctgtctctctcaccgTCCCAGGAACGTGTGTCCTGTCTGCCCTCAGGGCACTGCCTGTGggcctggtcttcttcttctggCGGAGCAGCTCGCGGTGCTCCTTCTGCCGGTTCTGCACTTCGATGAGCAGCGAGATGAAGCTGTtcttcacctccttctcaaaGTCCAGCTCGTCCCTCAGAGCCAGGACCTGGATCAGCTCCTCACTGTAGCGCCTGATGGCCGTCTCCACCTCCTCCAAGGCCTCGCTCAGCTCTGAGACTGACAGACGATGCAGGCCTGACAGACGACGCagaacataccaacacacacttAAACAGGGCTTGACAAATCACATTACACATGGGGGGGGGTATCACATACTAACAGACACTTACAAGGTCAGTCACAAATGTTTGCATTAAAGTCTTGATTTGATGTGCATTTACGAGTTACATAACAAACATGCAGCAATTGCTGTTCAGTTGTATCTAATGTCTATTACATAACAATGCTACCTTGAGCCTGTATCTGCTGTCCAGTTGTATCTAACGTCTATTACGTAACAATGCTACTGTGAGCCTGTATCTGCTGTCCAGTTGTATCTAAGGTCTATCACGTAACAATGCTACTGTGAGCCTGTATCTGCTGTTCAGTTGTATACATGTACGGGTTGTGCAATGTAGCTGCAAGGAGCTGTTAACACTTTAGTTGTTAGGGATTTAGATGAGAGTTAGGAGTAACTCACGGTCCTCATAGCTGGTGTTGGAGCTGGAGCGTTTGAGGTTGCTGAGGTCTTGGGAGAGCATGGACAGGTCTGACTGGGACGGGCTCTCATCATCCTCTGGGTCTGGAGACTCCTCCATCAGCTCCTCAATCTCCTCGATCACCtgcaacaaacaaacacacacacagggttgtgTGTTACGGGTGTGGCTTTGTAAGTaggagtgtgtgtaaggtgtatttGAGacatgacagaaagagagagcgagtgtgtgtgtgtacctgctcgACGGTGAAGATTGGCTCGTCGTTGACGCAGGACACGATGATGGAGTGCATGTCCATCTGTTCCCTCagctcctcatcatcatcagacaGGTCAAGAGGCATGTTGTCCAGCTTCTGTCcatcacagagagagggagcagagaaacagagagatggagagcaaaAAAGGGAGATGCAGTCAGCTTGGTGGGGAGGTGCTAGGGCGATATATATAAAATTTGTTCTAGTAtgatattccaaatgcctgtatttTTCATTTTTATGAGCGTTTATGTCCACGTGTTCTCATAGTGTCTTTTTGGTCTCGTCTGCTTCTGCGCAGCACACCTTCCCATTTACACACACGCCAAGCCCCTCCCAAAAATGAGAGATCCCTTGTTCCTCTCTGACAAGCGGGTTCAACTCACAATTTGCagttgaggtttggtccaacagaatgggTCATATGGTCAccaaaacacattgagacattattttactgtaatagagaagTAACCCTCTCTAACTATATCCCTATTATGTCTCTACTCCTTATACTGCACACAGAGCAGACACTACTAAAACAGGAATatcaataaacgttgatttggGAAATGTATGCTCAGTTTGTTGTGTGTGGCATTGCGTTAACACGTACCACTAGCAGCATTTTAGCTaaagactgttatactagctgtctattCTGTGTTTTATAAATCTGTAATAAGCATAAAACAATTATATAAGGAATTGTCATCTCgttctgagaaataaggtaggcaacttgatttcaacatctgaacaaagtggacaggccagcatgctgttcaaacagttggagacggaagggtgtgttcataacattTCAACTGTCCTACCTTGTTAGCTAGaaaatagatccaagttggctacATTTGAAATATTAAACTTAGCTGGCTAGTCACTAGCATGTAGGCTTGTGCTAGAGAGATGGTTTATGAGACTTGAATACattttctataatgcctgctacaataagtcattattagtgaatgtgcatcaTGTATGGTTCTGGTCAAATTTGAAACAAAAAGGAATTTTCATAGACTTGAATGCCAGATCATTGATCACTGAAAAAAAGCAGGTGACACTATTTTGATTAAATTATTATTGGGTCCTGTAGTTGTAGAAGGCTTATATTAGGTCCAATTTCACAAGCCTTTAATTCATTAcattattgctgactgtttgaaatgcagtgtatttgaccCTTAACAATTGTACAACAAAGCTTatttagaaatatatatattttaaatcgaGATGTATGTATATTTTAatcaaagatctggaaatcagcatttgtcctaccacttttaaaagtggtatacttttatttacaaagccattttgggtttactacctttttatttgtggatttttattgttcagaaatgtggtgggtactctcttcgttcgctggacattatcctgctaactgttccaaatgtccaaactgaatttggtaaaagggcttttatgtactctgtgccatcgtcttggaacaccttacaaaatacttttaaactggaagaacttgtcccgattggtgtttttaaatcactgatgaaggattttgaggctgattccctgacctgtcaatgtttttaatttgctgttttatactcttgtgaattcaatggtttttactagattacttgtagtttcctgttgtctgtctgtaatttttttgtaatgacttggtgctgcctgtCTTGGACAGGttgctcttgaaaaatagattttaatctcaatgagcccttcctggttaaataaaaggttaaatgaaattaaatattgatttaaaaaaaatcgagATATGATTTTTAGGCCATATATTTAAGCCCTAGGAGGTGCAgaccgtgtatgtgtgtgtgtgtcttacccccTGCTCACAGAGATTGAGAGTGGGGAGATGCAGGGAGCGAATGTGAGAGGTCTTCCAGTCCACTGGCATCACATTGCCGTAGTTATCGGTGAGAGCATTCCACacgctgagggagggagagaacgaaAGAGGAATATGGTGAGGGGAATGAAGAGAATGAGAGGGTGACAAGAGAAGAGTAAGTGGGGGAGAATTAATGGAGAACAATGTGAGGTCGAAAGAGGGTGAGAAAcgaggaagggagaaagaaagaacatTTTCATTCacagcacaaaaaaaaaaaaaacgttccacACTGACACATCATTAGTTGGCAGTAGTTTGTCATCCTCTTTTCTCACcagccacccacacacacaccacttgtCTCTGACTTTGATACAGCTCGCATCTCTCTGCTCGCTGCTAACAGCACAGGAATCTAGCATTTCTCAATGCCAAATGTATTGTCCAAGTCTTTTCTTATAAAAGGGCACTGCTTTACGCTACAGGAAAATACAGAATACATTCATGGACCTTTCTTCCATTTTGTACATAGATACCGCTACACAATTGGAGTGAGCATGTGTAAGATACATGCGAGGAAGAGAATGTGTTTTGCGTAAGATACATgcgagtatgagtgtgtgtgtgcgtctgtctgacCCTGACTGCTGCGAGCAATGTGAGGATGGGCATTGTGAACCCACGCGTCAGAAAGGCTTTGCGTCAGAGAGATTGCTGCCCACACACTCCAATGAATAGACAGACATGTGTTATTCGCATgacaccactctctccctcccgcttGCTTTCTCACTAACACAGCATTATTACCATTAACAACATACAGTTTTGGGATAGGTTCCCTAAAAATGGGGCAATGCCGGCAGGAACCGCTTTGGCCCCGTGTCGGTGTCACCCTTTGTGGCATTGCTATTCTCAACAATGCAtaaaacaaaatcaaatcaaatgtatttggttagcaatgttaatgcgagtgtagcaaaatgcttgtgcttctcgtTTCGACAATGCAGTAacaaccaacgagtaatctaacctaacaattccaaaactactaccttatacacacaagtgtaaagggataaagaatatgtacataaagatatatgaatgagtgatggtacagaatggcataggcaagatgcagtagatggtatcgagtacagtatatacatatgagatgagtaatgtagggtatgtaaacaaagtggcatagtttaaagtggctagtgatacatgtatttcaaagatgcagtagatgatatagggtacagtatatacatatgagatgagtaatgtagggtatgtaaacattatattaagtagcattgtttaaagtggctagtgataaacaAGCCTCTCTGTGACCAGTGGGTCTATGTAGCTTCATGAGTAGTTCTCCTTCTGTCCTCCTATGCCAAGGGAAGTTGATCCTGAAACTTTGCCCAAAAGCATATTAGGgaatataaaacacacacacactccttccagTCTTCCTGCCATCCTCGCTGTGTGTCTCTGCATGGAGCTAGGCCATTAGCCAACTACAGAGCTAGTTAGGAGGCAAGGCATGTCCTCCAAATGGGCAGTCACTCATGAAAGGACTCCGCTGCCCTCAACGCACTGCTCTTTCTGTCCAAACTCCCCCCTCCACTTCCCTCACACTCATCCTCCTCACCCTAGTCCTAATAGTGGCATTGCAAAACTATGTCTGTGTGTACATGttctctctcggtgtgtgtgtatttatgcgTGAATTCAATTTGCTCTTTCCCTGGAAATTGATATTATGACCAAAGCGGAGCTGACATCGCCAAGGTTGTATCTGTATTGAGTGGGACAGCCCAGGAGACCATTTTAGGGAGATGACACTGGCTGTACTGTAGTCGGAGCATGCTGATGAGTCATACATAGACCAACATCACAGGCTAACAGATCCTCTGCCATCTCCACAAGTCTTTATTATAGTGATAGCCAAGCTACCTTTGTTATAGCATGggttacttaagcaataaggcccgggggggtgtggtatatggccaatataccatggctatgggctgttcttacaCAACGCATcccggagtgcctggatacagccctttgctgtggtatattggccctaCCACAAATCtggaggtgccttattgctattataaactggttaccaatgtaattagaacagtaaaaacaaatttgtcatacccatggtatatggtctgatataccacgtaTTTCAgccaaatcagcattcagggctcgactcACCTGGTTTATAATATTCTAAAACAGGGACTGTTTAGTTTAAGCCTACATATGGGAGCGCATTTTATTGTAAAAGGGTACAGTGTTTCCCTCAAGATTCTTTGGACCTGACTCAAGAGCAACGTACAAGGCTGCCAATATCAAAAGACACGATCTCGGtaggctgtgtgtgcgtgtatagaGCAAGTTGAGGGGTGAAGAAGAGGGTTGAGCTTAGACGTCCTCTACAGATCACTGGTTTTATAAACGCTGTCCATCACATAATCTGAGCTGAAGTGTGCCCTTTCAATAACCATTAAAAAATGTACCTCGATGTATGTGTTTTCAATTATTTAAAATGTCACGATGTGTTTCATCAGCAGTGCGTCAATAGAGAACAGCCCAgactcccgtctgtcctgagtttGGACAGACTCAGATGACTTGAAAGTCAGTATACTAACTAACTACAGTGCCGGAATGGTGAAAACGAATTGCAGTGCACATAGCTAATGCACGAGACACACGGTAGTCTAATATGTTGAAGTCACTTATGTGAAAGGAGGGACTGTATAGGAAatcactgcattgtcggaactagaagcacaagcatttcgctacactcgcattgacattgctaaccatgtgtatgtgacaaatacatttgattcgattttgaTTTGCAATGCAAATATCAAGTTGTTTACAAACTAAAGTTGGGTCGCTAGCTACATTGAAAACACAGGTCAGTTAGTGTTATAGCTAAGTGCTAGAAACAATATACAAATGTAACCTCTTGAAGACTCTGGTTTTGAAGTCCTGATTTTCTTAAGTTACCTTTGTATCACGTGCATTCAACACAACCGTGGCTATCTAGCGAACAACCCTGTTGGTTAAATGGATAGCTAGCAGCAGGCTAACCTTAGCAATGGTGGGCTAACTAACTAGTTTAGCAAACAATGCTAAAGTAATAAAGTAGCACACAATTCACTCACTCGTCGTCCTTGAGGAAATTATCTTCTGTGATAGGTTTAATGGGGGCTATGTTTTCAGTTTCAGTGTTGTAATTTCGGAAGCAAACTGTCAGCTTCTCATCGAAGTCGTGGACAAGGTCCTCCATTGATTTGAAGCTACATATCTCCCCCGAGAAGCTGTTGTTGATGTCCGAGAAATCCTCCACCAGGCCCGTGTCAGCCACGTTCGAGGAGTTCAGCTGGCCCAGTCGGTTTGGCGACCCTGGGGCCGCCTTGAATTCGTTGAAATCCTGCCAGTCTTCATCGAAGTGGGCTAACGGCGCCGCCATGACTACCGCAGTGACTCGGTTCGGCTGCCCTACCCCTGGATGGTGCTCTATCCTCGGCTATAACGAATGTGCCACTGATGATGATGAACATGGAGAAGACTGGTGAAGAAGAAGCTAGTGGTCTCTGCCTCTGCTGACGTCACGCGTGGTGGGTAATCCGATAGAAGATcaaaacaaacatgtttttttttttttgaggggggggggggtattttttcaacattttatatTGTTAGACTGTTTAAAACTATGCAATTGTATTCTTTAATCTTCATGTAAGGGACTGTGGTCAGTAGCTTGCCTTACAGGATTCTTAGTTAAAATGCACATTTGGCTTATTTCACCTATTGTTTCAAACTGGAGGAAAAGGTAAAACAAATGAATAATCGTTGAATATTGTCTTGAGTATTAAGGCATTTAACCATAGACTGTTGTATGTAGGCTATGTTATGTAAATAAAATGCTATGGAAAATGTTATTGCAAGCATATAATTTCCCACCTGGTGGCGGTGGTGCGCTAatgtaaagaggaatggagagaaaggTCTATAGTTGAGAGATTATGCAATTACTCTATGGCCTGTATAATACATGGAGAAAACGACTTCACAAACGCACCTCAAATTAGAAATGTATTTCAAACAAGATATTTAACTTAAAATAGTCACAATTTATTGGTAGCAGTTCTTGTTTATCCTTAAATTTGGCATTTGATCCCCTCTGATGCACACACTACTATGCCTCTTTGCTGCCATGCTGTTTCTCTGAATTACACCAATGTCATCAAATGTTCAAGTGTGTGACCCAGTCAACAGTACTAACAAAGTTAAACACAGGAAAATGGAGAGCTCCTTTCAGTCTGAGAACTCAAACTTTCCTCTAAAGTCTGTCGAGACATGTTGCCTCTTTACACAAACCTAAGGTCAGTTTAGCTCTGTACTCCCTCATGGTTATGGGGAACTGTGGATAGGATTGGATAATGTAAACTGATCCCATATCTGTAATCCAGCCCCATGATACTTCCATGTTGGGCCACAGCTCTTTTTCAAAACCCTGAAAGCTTTATTGAAAATATGCACACAACACTTCTCCTACACAACGATACAAAACAGTACAATCACTTTTGTAAATAAAACAAACGCAAACAGATCCCCGTCCCACAATTACTCTTTTAATCTGCTACCGTAAACCCTTACTCCCCCACCCAGCCCCAACACCtccagagagagaaataagataGTTATTAGCATCAAATCATAAACAGTCCTAGAAACTCCAAGACAAAGGAAGAGTAGACACCAAGTTGCATTCAGACATAGCATGTCACCAGCAGGTGAATTATAACTTTGTGAAAGCTTTTGGGTTCTTCACTTTTTATTTGCCTCAACTCCTCAGACATGACATAAGGTGTGGATGGGCAGTTCAAGTCCATTCAGGGGTCCAAGAGATGGAAGGTTCTAGAATGGGAAAAGCACCATTCCAGAATGTGAAACACAGATCATGGAATCACACATACCTACAGAGCCACGATCGAGTCTCAAGTGCTTTGATTTTGGTAGGGGTAGAAACAGCAAACGCAACCAACAGTGGCACAAAAAAAAGCACTATTTTTTTGTCCTGGACATATTCCACAGAGACATGAGTATTGAATCACTGCACAATGTCTCACTTTTAAAAGACGAGGGGTGGACATTTTAAACCTGATTCTTAAGGTAACACACTCCCAAAACATAACTCACCCCACTCATATTGGCATGAGTGTTACTGTGCATATTCACTATTAATATGTAAGAAGTAGTGGATAAGTAAAAATGAAACCCGAAAGACAAAACTAATCATAAgatgaattaaaaaaaatatataggacACCAGTTGTCTGGTTATATTTTAATATGAgaatacagggagagagaatgaaatgaTATAATGAGAACAAAAAAATGAAAGTAAGAAAATATTTCATAAAAACTGACAGAAAAGCGTTCTTTTTAAACATTTAATATCAGTCCATAGCAAATAGTCATTACATACCCCGAATCGGGAGGAAGAAAGCTCTGTATGGGGCCTTCATCACTGAAAAGGAGGACTTGGCTGGAGAGAAAGGGGTGTTGTGCAGAAATCAGTCTTGCTCAGTAAGGGCTGTAAGCCTATGTAAGATGGAGCAGCTATGCCTGTGTATATGCCGGAGGTTGTGTTTGGTTCTGTATGCTTAACATTAAGAACGCTGTACTACTGTGTACTGTGTAGGGTGCATGGAAGTGTGGCGTGAGCCAGATTCCAATATGATCACTTCCACCCATAAAACCTTGCCTATACCTATCCAGCTCTGTCAAAGGTGTGACTAGGGGTAGACCTCAGCGACGTGTTTTGGGCGTACATGTGGGTGTGTCTGGAGGGGACaggcgggggtgtgtgtgtgtaaaggggaAAACTCTGTAAAGCTGTGAATTGTCCCACAAA containing:
- the LOC110529692 gene encoding fasciculation and elongation protein zeta-2 isoform X1 — its product is MAAPLAHFDEDWQDFNEFKAAPGSPNRLGQLNSSNVADTGLVEDFSDINNSFSGEICSFKSMEDLVHDFDEKLTVCFRNYNTETENIAPIKPITEDNFLKDDDVWNALTDNYGNVMPVDWKTSHIRSLHLPTLNLCEQGKLDNMPLDLSDDDEELREQMDMHSIIVSCVNDEPIFTVEQVIEEIEELMEESPDPEDDESPSQSDLSMLSQDLSNLKRSSSNTSYEDRLHRLSVSELSEALEEVETAIRRYSEELIQVLALRDELDFEKEVKNSFISLLIEVQNRQKEHRELLRQKKKTRPTGSALRADRTHVPGTLFTMEGLSTVIQNGLRQTFGSTGGDKQYLTTVIPYEKKAGSPSVEDLQILTKILHAMREDSEKVPSLLTDYILKVLCPT
- the LOC110529692 gene encoding fasciculation and elongation protein zeta-2 isoform X2 produces the protein MAAPLAHFDEDWQDFNEFKAAPGSPNRLGQLNSSNVADTGLVEDFSDINNSFSGEICSFKSMEDLVHDFDEKLTVCFRNYNTETENIAPIKPITEDNFLKDDDVWNALTDNYGNVMPVDWKTSHIRSLHLPTLNLCEQGKLDNMPLDLSDDDEELREQMDMHSIIVSCVNDEPIFTVEQVIEEIEELMEESPDPEDDESPSQSDLSMLSQDLSNLKRSSSNTSYEDRLHRLSVSELSEALEEVETAIRRYSEELIQVLALRDELDFEKEVKNSFISLLIEVQNRQKEHRELLRQKKKTRPTGSALRADRTHVPGTYLTTVIPYEKKAGSPSVEDLQILTKILHAMREDSEKVPSLLTDYILKVLCPT